In Canis lupus familiaris isolate Mischka breed German Shepherd chromosome 9, alternate assembly UU_Cfam_GSD_1.0, whole genome shotgun sequence, a single window of DNA contains:
- the POMT1 gene encoding protein O-mannosyl-transferase 1 isoform X5, protein MKRIFFLDGSGPPFGHMLLALGGYLGGFDGNFLWNRIGAEYSSNVPVWSLRLLPALTGAFSIPMAYQILLELGFSHCAAMGAALLMLIENALITQSRLMLLESVLIFFNLLAVLSYLKFSNSQKHRPFSLSWWFWLMLTGVACSCAVGVKYMGIFTYLLVLAVASVHAWHLIGDQTLSNVCVLCHLLARAAALLVIPTLMYLLFFYVHLILVYRSGPHDQIMSSAFQASLEGGLARITQGQPLEVAYGSQVTLKNVFGKPVPCWLHSHQSTYPMIYENGRGSSHQQQVTCYPFKDVNNWWIVKDPGRHQLVVNNPPRPVRHGDVVQLVHGMTTRFLNTHDVAAPLSPHSQEVSCYVDYNISMPSQNLWRLDIVNRESDTEVWKTILSEVRLVHVNTSAVLKLSGAHLPDWGFQQLEVVGEKLSRGYHESMVWNVEEHRYGKSQEQKERELELHSPAQMDVSRNLSFMARFLELQWRMLTAKSDDSEHKYSSSPLDWVTLDTSIAYWLHPRTSAQIHLLGNIVIWASASLAMVVYVLLFFWYLLRRRRSICDIPEETKCCRCIPTLLEASSGKCKDQAGIAVTPGYSWLRWVLAGALCAGGWAVNYLPFFMMEKTLFLYHYLPALTFQILLLPVVLQHVSDHLCRSQLLRSLFSALVVAWYSCACHVFNTLRPLTYGDKSLSPSELKALRWKDSWDILIRKH, encoded by the exons ATGAAGCGGATCTTCTTTTTGGATGGCAGTGGACCACCGTTTGGCCACATGCTGCTGGCCTTAGGAG GTTATTTAGGAGGATTCGATGGTAACTTTTTGTGGAACAGGATCGGAGCAG AATACAGCAGCAACGTGCCCGTGTGGTCTTTGCGCCTGCTGCCAGCCCTCACTGGGGCGTTCTCGATCCCCATGGCCTACCAGATCCTGTTGGAGCTCGGTTTTTCTCACTGCGCTGCCATGGGGGCTGCTCTGCTGATGCTTATTG AGAACGCTCTCATCACGCAGTCAAGGCTCATGCTTTTGGAGtcagtgttaatattttttaatctactgGCTGTGCTATCCTACCTGAAGTTCTCCAACTCCCAAAAACACAG GCCCTTCTCCTTGAGCTGGTGGTTTTGGCTGATGCTGACAGGAGTGGCCTGCTCCTGTGCGGTGGG CGTCAAGTACATGGGTATTTTCACATACCTGCTCGTGCTCGCAGTTGCTAGTGTCCATGCCTGGCACCTGATCGGAGACCAGACTCTGTCAAAT GTCTGTGTGCTCTGTCACCTGCTTGCCCGAGCCGCCGCTCTGCTTGTCATCCCCACCCTCATGTACTTGCTGTTCTTCTACGTCCACTTGATCCTGGTCTACCGCTCTGGGCCCCACGATCAAATCATGTCCAGTGCTTTCCAGGCCAGTCTGGAG GGAGGACTAGCCCGGATCACGCAGGGTCAGCCCCTGGAGGTGGCCTACGGTTCCCAGGTCACTCTGAAGAATGTCTTTGGCAAACCTGTGCCCTGCTGGCTTCATTCCCACCAGAGCACCTACCCCATGAT ATACGAGAACGGCCGAGGCAGCTCGCACCAGCAGCAGGTGACTTGTTACCCCTTCAAAGACGTCAACAACTGGTGGATCGTGAAGGATCCCGGGAG GCACCAGCTGGTGGTGAACAACCCCCCGAGGCCCGTGCGGCACGGGGACGTGGTGCAGCTGGTGCACGGTATGACCACCCGCTTCCTCAACAC GCACGACGTGGCGGCGCCCCTGAGCCCCCACTCGCAGGAGGTGTCCTGCTACGTTGATTACAACATCTCCATGCCCTCCCAGAACCTCTGGAGACTG GACATTGTAAACCGAGAATCCGACACAGAGGTTTGGAAGACCATCTTGTCCGAGGTCCGCCTGGTGCACGTGAACACCTCTGCCGTCCTAAAG CTGAGCGGGGCACACCTCCCAGACTGGGGGTTCCAGCAGCTGGAGGTCGTTGGGGAGAAGCTGTCCCGGGGCTACCACGAGAGCATGGTGTGGAATGTGGAAGAACATCGATATGGCAAAA GccaggagcaaaaggagagggagctGGAGCTGCACTCACCGGCACAGATGGACGTCAGCAGAAACCTAAGCTTCATGGCCAGGTTCCTGGAGCTGCAG TGGAGGATGCTTACGGCAAAGAGTGATGACTCGGAGCACAAGTACAGCTCCTCGCCGCTGGACTGGGTCACCCTGGACACCAGCATCGCCTACTGGCTGCACCCCAGGACCAGC GCTCAGATCCACCTGCTTGGAAACATTGTGATCTGGGCTTCGGCCAGCCTCGCCATGGTGGTCTACGTCCTGCTCTTCTTCTGGTACCTGCTCAGACGCCGAAGGAGTATCTGCGACATCCCTGAGG AGACAAAATGTTGTCGTTGCATTCCCACACTGTTAGAGGCTTCTTCGGGGAAATGCAAGGACCAGGCAGGGATTGCTGTGACCCCAGGAT ATTCCTGGCTGCGCTGGGTGCTGGCCGGGGCTCTGTGTGCCGGCGGCTGGGCAGTGAACTACCTCCCCTTCTTCATGATGGAGAAGACGCTCTTCCTCTACCACTACCTTCCCGCGCTCACCTTCCAGATCCTCCTGCTCCCTGTGGTCTTGCAGCACGTCAGCGACCACCTGTGCAG GTCCCAGCTCCTGAGGAGCCTCTTCAGCGCCCTGGTTGTGGCCTGGTACTCCTGTGCCTGTCACGTGTTCAACACGCTGCGCCCACTGACCTACGGAGACAAGTCACTCTCACCCAGTGAACTCAAGGCCCTTCGCTGGAAAGACAGCTGGGACATCTTGATCCGGAAACACTAG
- the POMT1 gene encoding protein O-mannosyl-transferase 1 isoform X4, whose amino-acid sequence MLGFLKRPVVVTADINLNVVALTAVGLLSRLWHLAYPRAVVFDEVYYGQYISFYMKRIFFLDGSGPPFGHMLLALGGYLGGFDGNFLWNRIGAEYSSNVPVWSLRLLPALTGAFSIPMAYQILLELGFSHCAAMGAALLMLIENALITQSRLMLLESVLIFFNLLAVLSYLKFSNSQKHRPFSLSWWFWLMLTGVACSCAVGVKYMGIFTYLLVLAVASVHAWHLIGDQTLSNVCVLCHLLARAAALLVIPTLMYLLFFYVHLILVYRSGPHDQIMSSAFQASLEGGLARITQGQPLEVAYGSQVTLKNVFGKPVPCWLHSHQSTYPMIYENGRGSSHQQQVTCYPFKDVNNWWIVKDPGRHQLVVNNPPRPVRHGDVVQLVHGMTTRFLNTHDVAAPLSPHSQEVSCYVDYNISMPSQNLWRLDIVNRESDTEVWKTILSEVRLVHVNTSAVLKLSGAHLPDWGFQQLEVVGEKLSRGYHESMVWNVEEHRYGKSQEQKERELELHSPAQMDVSRNLSFMARFLELQWRMLTAKSDDSEHKYSSSPLDWVTLDTSIAYWLHPRTSAQIHLLGNIVIWASASLAMVVYVLLFFWYLLRRRRSICDIPEDSWLRWVLAGALCAGGWAVNYLPFFMMEKTLFLYHYLPALTFQILLLPVVLQHVSDHLCRSQLLRSLFSALVVAWYSCACHVFNTLRPLTYGDKSLSPSELKALRWKDSWDILIRKH is encoded by the exons ATGTTGGGATTTTTGAAGCGCCCCGTGGTGGTGACAGCTGACATCAACTTGAACGTTGTGGCTCTGACTGCAGTGGGATTACTGAGCCGCCTGTGGCATCTCGCCTATCCGAGGGCTGTGGT ttttgatgAAGTGTATTATGGGCAGTACATCTCTTTTTACATGAAGCGGATCTTCTTTTTGGATGGCAGTGGACCACCGTTTGGCCACATGCTGCTGGCCTTAGGAG GTTATTTAGGAGGATTCGATGGTAACTTTTTGTGGAACAGGATCGGAGCAG AATACAGCAGCAACGTGCCCGTGTGGTCTTTGCGCCTGCTGCCAGCCCTCACTGGGGCGTTCTCGATCCCCATGGCCTACCAGATCCTGTTGGAGCTCGGTTTTTCTCACTGCGCTGCCATGGGGGCTGCTCTGCTGATGCTTATTG AGAACGCTCTCATCACGCAGTCAAGGCTCATGCTTTTGGAGtcagtgttaatattttttaatctactgGCTGTGCTATCCTACCTGAAGTTCTCCAACTCCCAAAAACACAG GCCCTTCTCCTTGAGCTGGTGGTTTTGGCTGATGCTGACAGGAGTGGCCTGCTCCTGTGCGGTGGG CGTCAAGTACATGGGTATTTTCACATACCTGCTCGTGCTCGCAGTTGCTAGTGTCCATGCCTGGCACCTGATCGGAGACCAGACTCTGTCAAAT GTCTGTGTGCTCTGTCACCTGCTTGCCCGAGCCGCCGCTCTGCTTGTCATCCCCACCCTCATGTACTTGCTGTTCTTCTACGTCCACTTGATCCTGGTCTACCGCTCTGGGCCCCACGATCAAATCATGTCCAGTGCTTTCCAGGCCAGTCTGGAG GGAGGACTAGCCCGGATCACGCAGGGTCAGCCCCTGGAGGTGGCCTACGGTTCCCAGGTCACTCTGAAGAATGTCTTTGGCAAACCTGTGCCCTGCTGGCTTCATTCCCACCAGAGCACCTACCCCATGAT ATACGAGAACGGCCGAGGCAGCTCGCACCAGCAGCAGGTGACTTGTTACCCCTTCAAAGACGTCAACAACTGGTGGATCGTGAAGGATCCCGGGAG GCACCAGCTGGTGGTGAACAACCCCCCGAGGCCCGTGCGGCACGGGGACGTGGTGCAGCTGGTGCACGGTATGACCACCCGCTTCCTCAACAC GCACGACGTGGCGGCGCCCCTGAGCCCCCACTCGCAGGAGGTGTCCTGCTACGTTGATTACAACATCTCCATGCCCTCCCAGAACCTCTGGAGACTG GACATTGTAAACCGAGAATCCGACACAGAGGTTTGGAAGACCATCTTGTCCGAGGTCCGCCTGGTGCACGTGAACACCTCTGCCGTCCTAAAG CTGAGCGGGGCACACCTCCCAGACTGGGGGTTCCAGCAGCTGGAGGTCGTTGGGGAGAAGCTGTCCCGGGGCTACCACGAGAGCATGGTGTGGAATGTGGAAGAACATCGATATGGCAAAA GccaggagcaaaaggagagggagctGGAGCTGCACTCACCGGCACAGATGGACGTCAGCAGAAACCTAAGCTTCATGGCCAGGTTCCTGGAGCTGCAG TGGAGGATGCTTACGGCAAAGAGTGATGACTCGGAGCACAAGTACAGCTCCTCGCCGCTGGACTGGGTCACCCTGGACACCAGCATCGCCTACTGGCTGCACCCCAGGACCAGC GCTCAGATCCACCTGCTTGGAAACATTGTGATCTGGGCTTCGGCCAGCCTCGCCATGGTGGTCTACGTCCTGCTCTTCTTCTGGTACCTGCTCAGACGCCGAAGGAGTATCTGCGACATCCCTGAGG ATTCCTGGCTGCGCTGGGTGCTGGCCGGGGCTCTGTGTGCCGGCGGCTGGGCAGTGAACTACCTCCCCTTCTTCATGATGGAGAAGACGCTCTTCCTCTACCACTACCTTCCCGCGCTCACCTTCCAGATCCTCCTGCTCCCTGTGGTCTTGCAGCACGTCAGCGACCACCTGTGCAG GTCCCAGCTCCTGAGGAGCCTCTTCAGCGCCCTGGTTGTGGCCTGGTACTCCTGTGCCTGTCACGTGTTCAACACGCTGCGCCCACTGACCTACGGAGACAAGTCACTCTCACCCAGTGAACTCAAGGCCCTTCGCTGGAAAGACAGCTGGGACATCTTGATCCGGAAACACTAG
- the POMT1 gene encoding protein O-mannosyl-transferase 1 isoform X1, whose amino-acid sequence MLGFLKRPVVVTADINLNVVALTAVGLLSRLWHLAYPRAVVRDDCWQYYGAVPLWLTFDEVYYGQYISFYMKRIFFLDGSGPPFGHMLLALGGYLGGFDGNFLWNRIGAEYSSNVPVWSLRLLPALTGAFSIPMAYQILLELGFSHCAAMGAALLMLIENALITQSRLMLLESVLIFFNLLAVLSYLKFSNSQKHRPFSLSWWFWLMLTGVACSCAVGVKYMGIFTYLLVLAVASVHAWHLIGDQTLSNVCVLCHLLARAAALLVIPTLMYLLFFYVHLILVYRSGPHDQIMSSAFQASLEGGLARITQGQPLEVAYGSQVTLKNVFGKPVPCWLHSHQSTYPMIYENGRGSSHQQQVTCYPFKDVNNWWIVKDPGRHQLVVNNPPRPVRHGDVVQLVHGMTTRFLNTHDVAAPLSPHSQEVSCYVDYNISMPSQNLWRLDIVNRESDTEVWKTILSEVRLVHVNTSAVLKLSGAHLPDWGFQQLEVVGEKLSRGYHESMVWNVEEHRYGKSQEQKERELELHSPAQMDVSRNLSFMARFLELQWRMLTAKSDDSEHKYSSSPLDWVTLDTSIAYWLHPRTSAQIHLLGNIVIWASASLAMVVYVLLFFWYLLRRRRSICDIPEETKCCRCIPTLLEASSGKCKDQAGIAVTPGYSWLRWVLAGALCAGGWAVNYLPFFMMEKTLFLYHYLPALTFQILLLPVVLQHVSDHLCRSQLLRSLFSALVVAWYSCACHVFNTLRPLTYGDKSLSPSELKALRWKDSWDILIRKH is encoded by the exons ATGTTGGGATTTTTGAAGCGCCCCGTGGTGGTGACAGCTGACATCAACTTGAACGTTGTGGCTCTGACTGCAGTGGGATTACTGAGCCGCCTGTGGCATCTCGCCTATCCGAGGGCTGTGGT GAGAGATGACTGCTGGCAGTACTACGGGGCCGTTCCCTTGTGGCTAAC ttttgatgAAGTGTATTATGGGCAGTACATCTCTTTTTACATGAAGCGGATCTTCTTTTTGGATGGCAGTGGACCACCGTTTGGCCACATGCTGCTGGCCTTAGGAG GTTATTTAGGAGGATTCGATGGTAACTTTTTGTGGAACAGGATCGGAGCAG AATACAGCAGCAACGTGCCCGTGTGGTCTTTGCGCCTGCTGCCAGCCCTCACTGGGGCGTTCTCGATCCCCATGGCCTACCAGATCCTGTTGGAGCTCGGTTTTTCTCACTGCGCTGCCATGGGGGCTGCTCTGCTGATGCTTATTG AGAACGCTCTCATCACGCAGTCAAGGCTCATGCTTTTGGAGtcagtgttaatattttttaatctactgGCTGTGCTATCCTACCTGAAGTTCTCCAACTCCCAAAAACACAG GCCCTTCTCCTTGAGCTGGTGGTTTTGGCTGATGCTGACAGGAGTGGCCTGCTCCTGTGCGGTGGG CGTCAAGTACATGGGTATTTTCACATACCTGCTCGTGCTCGCAGTTGCTAGTGTCCATGCCTGGCACCTGATCGGAGACCAGACTCTGTCAAAT GTCTGTGTGCTCTGTCACCTGCTTGCCCGAGCCGCCGCTCTGCTTGTCATCCCCACCCTCATGTACTTGCTGTTCTTCTACGTCCACTTGATCCTGGTCTACCGCTCTGGGCCCCACGATCAAATCATGTCCAGTGCTTTCCAGGCCAGTCTGGAG GGAGGACTAGCCCGGATCACGCAGGGTCAGCCCCTGGAGGTGGCCTACGGTTCCCAGGTCACTCTGAAGAATGTCTTTGGCAAACCTGTGCCCTGCTGGCTTCATTCCCACCAGAGCACCTACCCCATGAT ATACGAGAACGGCCGAGGCAGCTCGCACCAGCAGCAGGTGACTTGTTACCCCTTCAAAGACGTCAACAACTGGTGGATCGTGAAGGATCCCGGGAG GCACCAGCTGGTGGTGAACAACCCCCCGAGGCCCGTGCGGCACGGGGACGTGGTGCAGCTGGTGCACGGTATGACCACCCGCTTCCTCAACAC GCACGACGTGGCGGCGCCCCTGAGCCCCCACTCGCAGGAGGTGTCCTGCTACGTTGATTACAACATCTCCATGCCCTCCCAGAACCTCTGGAGACTG GACATTGTAAACCGAGAATCCGACACAGAGGTTTGGAAGACCATCTTGTCCGAGGTCCGCCTGGTGCACGTGAACACCTCTGCCGTCCTAAAG CTGAGCGGGGCACACCTCCCAGACTGGGGGTTCCAGCAGCTGGAGGTCGTTGGGGAGAAGCTGTCCCGGGGCTACCACGAGAGCATGGTGTGGAATGTGGAAGAACATCGATATGGCAAAA GccaggagcaaaaggagagggagctGGAGCTGCACTCACCGGCACAGATGGACGTCAGCAGAAACCTAAGCTTCATGGCCAGGTTCCTGGAGCTGCAG TGGAGGATGCTTACGGCAAAGAGTGATGACTCGGAGCACAAGTACAGCTCCTCGCCGCTGGACTGGGTCACCCTGGACACCAGCATCGCCTACTGGCTGCACCCCAGGACCAGC GCTCAGATCCACCTGCTTGGAAACATTGTGATCTGGGCTTCGGCCAGCCTCGCCATGGTGGTCTACGTCCTGCTCTTCTTCTGGTACCTGCTCAGACGCCGAAGGAGTATCTGCGACATCCCTGAGG AGACAAAATGTTGTCGTTGCATTCCCACACTGTTAGAGGCTTCTTCGGGGAAATGCAAGGACCAGGCAGGGATTGCTGTGACCCCAGGAT ATTCCTGGCTGCGCTGGGTGCTGGCCGGGGCTCTGTGTGCCGGCGGCTGGGCAGTGAACTACCTCCCCTTCTTCATGATGGAGAAGACGCTCTTCCTCTACCACTACCTTCCCGCGCTCACCTTCCAGATCCTCCTGCTCCCTGTGGTCTTGCAGCACGTCAGCGACCACCTGTGCAG GTCCCAGCTCCTGAGGAGCCTCTTCAGCGCCCTGGTTGTGGCCTGGTACTCCTGTGCCTGTCACGTGTTCAACACGCTGCGCCCACTGACCTACGGAGACAAGTCACTCTCACCCAGTGAACTCAAGGCCCTTCGCTGGAAAGACAGCTGGGACATCTTGATCCGGAAACACTAG
- the POMT1 gene encoding protein O-mannosyl-transferase 1 isoform X6, whose protein sequence is MAYQILLELGFSHCAAMGAALLMLIENALITQSRLMLLESVLIFFNLLAVLSYLKFSNSQKHRPFSLSWWFWLMLTGVACSCAVGVKYMGIFTYLLVLAVASVHAWHLIGDQTLSNVCVLCHLLARAAALLVIPTLMYLLFFYVHLILVYRSGPHDQIMSSAFQASLEGGLARITQGQPLEVAYGSQVTLKNVFGKPVPCWLHSHQSTYPMIYENGRGSSHQQQVTCYPFKDVNNWWIVKDPGRHQLVVNNPPRPVRHGDVVQLVHGMTTRFLNTHDVAAPLSPHSQEVSCYVDYNISMPSQNLWRLDIVNRESDTEVWKTILSEVRLVHVNTSAVLKLSGAHLPDWGFQQLEVVGEKLSRGYHESMVWNVEEHRYGKSQEQKERELELHSPAQMDVSRNLSFMARFLELQWRMLTAKSDDSEHKYSSSPLDWVTLDTSIAYWLHPRTSAQIHLLGNIVIWASASLAMVVYVLLFFWYLLRRRRSICDIPEETKCCRCIPTLLEASSGKCKDQAGIAVTPGYSWLRWVLAGALCAGGWAVNYLPFFMMEKTLFLYHYLPALTFQILLLPVVLQHVSDHLCRSQLLRSLFSALVVAWYSCACHVFNTLRPLTYGDKSLSPSELKALRWKDSWDILIRKH, encoded by the exons ATGGCCTACCAGATCCTGTTGGAGCTCGGTTTTTCTCACTGCGCTGCCATGGGGGCTGCTCTGCTGATGCTTATTG AGAACGCTCTCATCACGCAGTCAAGGCTCATGCTTTTGGAGtcagtgttaatattttttaatctactgGCTGTGCTATCCTACCTGAAGTTCTCCAACTCCCAAAAACACAG GCCCTTCTCCTTGAGCTGGTGGTTTTGGCTGATGCTGACAGGAGTGGCCTGCTCCTGTGCGGTGGG CGTCAAGTACATGGGTATTTTCACATACCTGCTCGTGCTCGCAGTTGCTAGTGTCCATGCCTGGCACCTGATCGGAGACCAGACTCTGTCAAAT GTCTGTGTGCTCTGTCACCTGCTTGCCCGAGCCGCCGCTCTGCTTGTCATCCCCACCCTCATGTACTTGCTGTTCTTCTACGTCCACTTGATCCTGGTCTACCGCTCTGGGCCCCACGATCAAATCATGTCCAGTGCTTTCCAGGCCAGTCTGGAG GGAGGACTAGCCCGGATCACGCAGGGTCAGCCCCTGGAGGTGGCCTACGGTTCCCAGGTCACTCTGAAGAATGTCTTTGGCAAACCTGTGCCCTGCTGGCTTCATTCCCACCAGAGCACCTACCCCATGAT ATACGAGAACGGCCGAGGCAGCTCGCACCAGCAGCAGGTGACTTGTTACCCCTTCAAAGACGTCAACAACTGGTGGATCGTGAAGGATCCCGGGAG GCACCAGCTGGTGGTGAACAACCCCCCGAGGCCCGTGCGGCACGGGGACGTGGTGCAGCTGGTGCACGGTATGACCACCCGCTTCCTCAACAC GCACGACGTGGCGGCGCCCCTGAGCCCCCACTCGCAGGAGGTGTCCTGCTACGTTGATTACAACATCTCCATGCCCTCCCAGAACCTCTGGAGACTG GACATTGTAAACCGAGAATCCGACACAGAGGTTTGGAAGACCATCTTGTCCGAGGTCCGCCTGGTGCACGTGAACACCTCTGCCGTCCTAAAG CTGAGCGGGGCACACCTCCCAGACTGGGGGTTCCAGCAGCTGGAGGTCGTTGGGGAGAAGCTGTCCCGGGGCTACCACGAGAGCATGGTGTGGAATGTGGAAGAACATCGATATGGCAAAA GccaggagcaaaaggagagggagctGGAGCTGCACTCACCGGCACAGATGGACGTCAGCAGAAACCTAAGCTTCATGGCCAGGTTCCTGGAGCTGCAG TGGAGGATGCTTACGGCAAAGAGTGATGACTCGGAGCACAAGTACAGCTCCTCGCCGCTGGACTGGGTCACCCTGGACACCAGCATCGCCTACTGGCTGCACCCCAGGACCAGC GCTCAGATCCACCTGCTTGGAAACATTGTGATCTGGGCTTCGGCCAGCCTCGCCATGGTGGTCTACGTCCTGCTCTTCTTCTGGTACCTGCTCAGACGCCGAAGGAGTATCTGCGACATCCCTGAGG AGACAAAATGTTGTCGTTGCATTCCCACACTGTTAGAGGCTTCTTCGGGGAAATGCAAGGACCAGGCAGGGATTGCTGTGACCCCAGGAT ATTCCTGGCTGCGCTGGGTGCTGGCCGGGGCTCTGTGTGCCGGCGGCTGGGCAGTGAACTACCTCCCCTTCTTCATGATGGAGAAGACGCTCTTCCTCTACCACTACCTTCCCGCGCTCACCTTCCAGATCCTCCTGCTCCCTGTGGTCTTGCAGCACGTCAGCGACCACCTGTGCAG GTCCCAGCTCCTGAGGAGCCTCTTCAGCGCCCTGGTTGTGGCCTGGTACTCCTGTGCCTGTCACGTGTTCAACACGCTGCGCCCACTGACCTACGGAGACAAGTCACTCTCACCCAGTGAACTCAAGGCCCTTCGCTGGAAAGACAGCTGGGACATCTTGATCCGGAAACACTAG
- the POMT1 gene encoding protein O-mannosyl-transferase 1 isoform X2, whose amino-acid sequence MLGFLKRPVVVTADINLNVVALTAVGLLSRLWHLAYPRAVVFDEVYYGQYISFYMKRIFFLDGSGPPFGHMLLALGGYLGGFDGNFLWNRIGAEYSSNVPVWSLRLLPALTGAFSIPMAYQILLELGFSHCAAMGAALLMLIENALITQSRLMLLESVLIFFNLLAVLSYLKFSNSQKHRPFSLSWWFWLMLTGVACSCAVGVKYMGIFTYLLVLAVASVHAWHLIGDQTLSNVCVLCHLLARAAALLVIPTLMYLLFFYVHLILVYRSGPHDQIMSSAFQASLEGGLARITQGQPLEVAYGSQVTLKNVFGKPVPCWLHSHQSTYPMIYENGRGSSHQQQVTCYPFKDVNNWWIVKDPGRHQLVVNNPPRPVRHGDVVQLVHGMTTRFLNTHDVAAPLSPHSQEVSCYVDYNISMPSQNLWRLDIVNRESDTEVWKTILSEVRLVHVNTSAVLKLSGAHLPDWGFQQLEVVGEKLSRGYHESMVWNVEEHRYGKSQEQKERELELHSPAQMDVSRNLSFMARFLELQWRMLTAKSDDSEHKYSSSPLDWVTLDTSIAYWLHPRTSAQIHLLGNIVIWASASLAMVVYVLLFFWYLLRRRRSICDIPEETKCCRCIPTLLEASSGKCKDQAGIAVTPGYSWLRWVLAGALCAGGWAVNYLPFFMMEKTLFLYHYLPALTFQILLLPVVLQHVSDHLCRSQLLRSLFSALVVAWYSCACHVFNTLRPLTYGDKSLSPSELKALRWKDSWDILIRKH is encoded by the exons ATGTTGGGATTTTTGAAGCGCCCCGTGGTGGTGACAGCTGACATCAACTTGAACGTTGTGGCTCTGACTGCAGTGGGATTACTGAGCCGCCTGTGGCATCTCGCCTATCCGAGGGCTGTGGT ttttgatgAAGTGTATTATGGGCAGTACATCTCTTTTTACATGAAGCGGATCTTCTTTTTGGATGGCAGTGGACCACCGTTTGGCCACATGCTGCTGGCCTTAGGAG GTTATTTAGGAGGATTCGATGGTAACTTTTTGTGGAACAGGATCGGAGCAG AATACAGCAGCAACGTGCCCGTGTGGTCTTTGCGCCTGCTGCCAGCCCTCACTGGGGCGTTCTCGATCCCCATGGCCTACCAGATCCTGTTGGAGCTCGGTTTTTCTCACTGCGCTGCCATGGGGGCTGCTCTGCTGATGCTTATTG AGAACGCTCTCATCACGCAGTCAAGGCTCATGCTTTTGGAGtcagtgttaatattttttaatctactgGCTGTGCTATCCTACCTGAAGTTCTCCAACTCCCAAAAACACAG GCCCTTCTCCTTGAGCTGGTGGTTTTGGCTGATGCTGACAGGAGTGGCCTGCTCCTGTGCGGTGGG CGTCAAGTACATGGGTATTTTCACATACCTGCTCGTGCTCGCAGTTGCTAGTGTCCATGCCTGGCACCTGATCGGAGACCAGACTCTGTCAAAT GTCTGTGTGCTCTGTCACCTGCTTGCCCGAGCCGCCGCTCTGCTTGTCATCCCCACCCTCATGTACTTGCTGTTCTTCTACGTCCACTTGATCCTGGTCTACCGCTCTGGGCCCCACGATCAAATCATGTCCAGTGCTTTCCAGGCCAGTCTGGAG GGAGGACTAGCCCGGATCACGCAGGGTCAGCCCCTGGAGGTGGCCTACGGTTCCCAGGTCACTCTGAAGAATGTCTTTGGCAAACCTGTGCCCTGCTGGCTTCATTCCCACCAGAGCACCTACCCCATGAT ATACGAGAACGGCCGAGGCAGCTCGCACCAGCAGCAGGTGACTTGTTACCCCTTCAAAGACGTCAACAACTGGTGGATCGTGAAGGATCCCGGGAG GCACCAGCTGGTGGTGAACAACCCCCCGAGGCCCGTGCGGCACGGGGACGTGGTGCAGCTGGTGCACGGTATGACCACCCGCTTCCTCAACAC GCACGACGTGGCGGCGCCCCTGAGCCCCCACTCGCAGGAGGTGTCCTGCTACGTTGATTACAACATCTCCATGCCCTCCCAGAACCTCTGGAGACTG GACATTGTAAACCGAGAATCCGACACAGAGGTTTGGAAGACCATCTTGTCCGAGGTCCGCCTGGTGCACGTGAACACCTCTGCCGTCCTAAAG CTGAGCGGGGCACACCTCCCAGACTGGGGGTTCCAGCAGCTGGAGGTCGTTGGGGAGAAGCTGTCCCGGGGCTACCACGAGAGCATGGTGTGGAATGTGGAAGAACATCGATATGGCAAAA GccaggagcaaaaggagagggagctGGAGCTGCACTCACCGGCACAGATGGACGTCAGCAGAAACCTAAGCTTCATGGCCAGGTTCCTGGAGCTGCAG TGGAGGATGCTTACGGCAAAGAGTGATGACTCGGAGCACAAGTACAGCTCCTCGCCGCTGGACTGGGTCACCCTGGACACCAGCATCGCCTACTGGCTGCACCCCAGGACCAGC GCTCAGATCCACCTGCTTGGAAACATTGTGATCTGGGCTTCGGCCAGCCTCGCCATGGTGGTCTACGTCCTGCTCTTCTTCTGGTACCTGCTCAGACGCCGAAGGAGTATCTGCGACATCCCTGAGG AGACAAAATGTTGTCGTTGCATTCCCACACTGTTAGAGGCTTCTTCGGGGAAATGCAAGGACCAGGCAGGGATTGCTGTGACCCCAGGAT ATTCCTGGCTGCGCTGGGTGCTGGCCGGGGCTCTGTGTGCCGGCGGCTGGGCAGTGAACTACCTCCCCTTCTTCATGATGGAGAAGACGCTCTTCCTCTACCACTACCTTCCCGCGCTCACCTTCCAGATCCTCCTGCTCCCTGTGGTCTTGCAGCACGTCAGCGACCACCTGTGCAG GTCCCAGCTCCTGAGGAGCCTCTTCAGCGCCCTGGTTGTGGCCTGGTACTCCTGTGCCTGTCACGTGTTCAACACGCTGCGCCCACTGACCTACGGAGACAAGTCACTCTCACCCAGTGAACTCAAGGCCCTTCGCTGGAAAGACAGCTGGGACATCTTGATCCGGAAACACTAG